One Niallia circulans DNA segment encodes these proteins:
- a CDS encoding aminoglycoside phosphotransferase family protein → MSKMHDNELDVNLSFIRDLINEQFPQFSTLPIKPVNSVGTVNHVYRLGEELYIRLPRVEEWADIEKEWKWIPYLASRLSLKIPEPIFLGKPTASYPVNWAIYKWIEGSNYSDELIQDERESAKDLANFVNELHSLDVPADAPKAGRLPLLELHQKTLEGIEEAGDLLDRDRVLAAWEEACKASAWNGNPVWIHADLLRTNLLVHSGRLAAVIDFGGVGKGDPAFDLIPAWSIFNSQGRKVFQNSIHADKDTWLRARGYALHQAVLIIPYYRETNPQFVTQAKRTLGEILADMDSGE, encoded by the coding sequence ATGAGCAAAATGCATGATAATGAATTGGATGTTAATCTAAGTTTTATCAGAGATCTAATCAATGAACAGTTCCCTCAATTTTCTACGTTACCCATAAAACCAGTGAATTCAGTTGGTACGGTAAATCATGTTTACAGGCTTGGGGAAGAGCTTTATATTCGCCTACCCAGGGTTGAGGAATGGGCAGATATAGAAAAAGAGTGGAAATGGATTCCTTATCTTGCTTCCCGCTTGTCACTTAAAATCCCTGAACCGATTTTCTTAGGTAAACCAACTGCTTCCTACCCTGTGAACTGGGCAATATACAAATGGATAGAGGGCAGTAATTATTCTGATGAGTTAATTCAAGACGAAAGAGAATCCGCTAAGGATTTGGCGAACTTTGTCAATGAGCTGCACTCACTTGATGTGCCAGCAGATGCGCCTAAAGCAGGGAGATTACCTTTGCTTGAGTTACATCAAAAAACATTAGAAGGTATTGAAGAAGCTGGCGATTTGCTGGATAGAGACAGAGTATTGGCAGCATGGGAAGAAGCGTGTAAAGCCTCTGCTTGGAATGGTAATCCAGTCTGGATTCATGCTGATTTGCTTAGAACAAATCTTTTGGTTCATTCCGGTCGGTTAGCTGCGGTCATCGACTTTGGCGGTGTTGGTAAGGGAGATCCGGCGTTTGACCTCATACCAGCTTGGAGTATATTCAACTCCCAAGGACGGAAAGTCTTTCAAAATTCCATTCATGCTGACAAAGATACGTGGCTTCGTGCCAGAGGGTATGCACTTCATCAGGCAGTGCTTATCATTCCATACTACCGAGAAACCAACCCTCAATTTGTTACGCAAGCAAAAAGAACACTGGGTGAGATTTTAGCAGATATGGACTCAGGAGAATAA
- a CDS encoding methyl-accepting chemotaxis protein, with translation MNSTIQAVVNIAPIIKDTLGPTAAMGVLDTEKFVFFAPSTLLNLDIQVGRSRLDEHDVYVQALRGEHIVSKTEDDKIFGAPVVTSITPIRDIETNEIVGLLSLSRTLEHQDKLDKELNKINEVIDALQGKVQYVAAQAEELSATSSDINDQAKSANQNSRQIGEVVQLIEQISTQTNLLGLNAAIEAARSGEAGRGFGVVADEIRKLSNNTKDAVKTIGKSLTEIRASIENLTLSINEVSTSSDEQSVIMVEFMDDIQALDAKSKQIIENMKKVTNQE, from the coding sequence ATGAATTCTACGATTCAGGCAGTAGTCAATATTGCCCCGATTATAAAAGATACACTTGGACCGACAGCCGCAATGGGTGTGCTGGATACGGAGAAGTTTGTATTTTTCGCCCCATCAACTCTATTAAATTTGGACATTCAAGTCGGAAGGTCAAGGCTTGATGAACACGATGTCTATGTGCAGGCACTTAGGGGTGAACATATTGTTTCTAAAACAGAAGATGACAAAATATTCGGTGCGCCAGTCGTAACATCCATCACGCCAATTAGGGATATTGAAACAAACGAAATCGTTGGACTGTTATCTTTATCACGAACATTAGAGCACCAAGATAAGCTAGATAAAGAGCTTAACAAAATTAATGAGGTAATTGATGCATTGCAAGGTAAGGTGCAGTATGTAGCTGCTCAAGCTGAAGAGCTTTCTGCAACAAGCAGTGACATTAACGATCAAGCAAAAAGTGCAAACCAAAACTCCCGCCAAATAGGTGAAGTAGTTCAATTGATTGAACAAATTTCTACGCAGACAAATCTGCTTGGATTAAATGCAGCCATCGAAGCGGCTCGTTCTGGTGAAGCAGGAAGAGGATTCGGTGTTGTAGCAGATGAAATTAGAAAACTATCTAACAATACAAAGGACGCGGTGAAGACTATCGGTAAGTCCTTAACTGAAATTCGGGCTAGTATTGAAAATCTAACCCTCAGCATCAATGAAGTGTCCACTTCATCAGATGAGCAGTCAGTCATTATGGTTGAATTCATGGATGATATTCAAGCCTTGGATGCAAAAAGTAAACAAATAATTGAAAATATGAAGAAGGTAACTAACCAGGAATAG
- a CDS encoding methyl-accepting chemotaxis protein: MHLTLQALVKLAPEIKKNLGENCAVVVTDTENFIFSSQSKDLDYSVKVGDFAFTDDNDILRQALNGEKIKIHIPKERYGVGMHYSANPIRDENGEIVGVFQITKTLKDEEILDKDLDELRAIVSSLQGKVQQVAAQAEELSATSTDIDGQAAHANANSQEISKVVKLIEDISAQTNLLGLNAAIEAARSGDAGRGFGVVADEIRKLSIGTKDAVGTIGKSLQEIQKNMENLTLSIGEVSTASAEQSRVMVEFMEDIQNLNDQSNEIGQYIKTITS, from the coding sequence ATGCATTTAACACTACAAGCGTTGGTTAAACTTGCGCCTGAAATTAAAAAAAACCTTGGCGAAAATTGTGCTGTGGTTGTTACAGATACAGAAAATTTCATTTTTTCTTCTCAGTCAAAAGATTTAGACTATAGTGTTAAGGTCGGTGACTTTGCCTTTACTGACGATAATGATATACTGCGACAAGCACTTAATGGCGAAAAAATAAAGATACATATTCCAAAAGAACGCTATGGCGTTGGCATGCACTATTCTGCCAATCCAATTCGTGATGAAAACGGTGAGATTGTCGGTGTTTTTCAAATCACGAAAACATTGAAAGACGAAGAAATTTTAGATAAAGATCTGGATGAATTACGCGCTATTGTCAGCAGTCTGCAAGGAAAAGTACAGCAGGTTGCTGCTCAAGCGGAAGAACTTTCCGCAACAAGCACAGATATAGATGGCCAAGCAGCACATGCTAATGCAAATTCTCAGGAAATTAGCAAGGTTGTTAAATTGATTGAAGACATTTCAGCACAGACGAATTTGCTTGGCTTAAATGCTGCAATTGAAGCAGCACGTTCAGGTGATGCCGGCAGAGGCTTCGGTGTCGTGGCAGATGAAATACGCAAGCTTTCCATCGGTACGAAGGATGCAGTTGGCACAATCGGTAAATCACTGCAAGAAATACAGAAAAACATGGAGAATTTGACATTGAGTATCGGTGAAGTCTCAACTGCATCAGCAGAGCAATCCCGTGTAATGGTAGAGTTTATGGAGGATATCCAAAACCTAAACGACCAAAGCAATGAGATCGGCCAATACATCAAAACTATCACTTCTTAA